The following are encoded in a window of Alosa sapidissima isolate fAloSap1 chromosome 12, fAloSap1.pri, whole genome shotgun sequence genomic DNA:
- the LOC121678208 gene encoding ICOS ligand-like isoform X2 produces MTPRWFAVLLLGLVKQSSSEEDECSVGVIGESAILPCIYNGTQSLLSANISAWWRSETEEMLRAMWRQGEEILNVSLLESSRVLMPSLCPQTGDFSMTLTGIVPMDAKTYSLHISFDDEETSSVLCTVCLKVGAHFSFPVIQRGETNVEHQTQFVCHSRGGYPQAALHWLINSTDQPPSGSVKAYAQPLQDSELYNITSVMTVSNAKHIPVTCTVENRILNETFSTIYWPEEKQFSPVVARASEAMLVFSTVVIIIVSLLVAMGIVFQVKWDRERRRPRLHEDTRYPS; encoded by the exons ATGACACCAAGGTGGTTTGCCGTACTACTTTTGGGGCTTGTCAAGCAAAGCTCATCTGAAG AAGACGAGTGCTCTGTTGGAGTGATTGGGGAGTCTGCCATCTTGCCGTGCATTTATAATGGAACTCAGAGCCTTCTCTCTGCCAACATCTCAGCATGGTGGAGGAGTGAGACAGAGGAAATGCTCAGAGCCATGTGGAGACAGGGAGAAGAGATACTCAATGTATCGTTGTTGGAGTCCAGTAGGGTCCTAATGCCTTCCCTGTGCCCTCAGACGGGTGACTTCTCCATGACACTGACAGGCATTGTTCCCATGGATGCAAAAACCTACAGCCTCCACATCTCATTCGATGATGAAGAGACAAGTTCAGTcctctgtacagtatgtctcaaAGTAGGAG CTCATTTCAGTTTCCCAGTTATCCAGCGGGGAGAAACAAACGTGGAGCACCAAACCCAGTTTGTGTGCCACAGCAGAGGTGGCTATCCCCAAGCTGCCCTCCACTGGCTCATCAACTCCACAGACCAACCTCCGTCGGGCTCAGTGAAGGCATATGCACAGCCTCTCCAAGACTCTGAGCTCTACAACATAACCAGCGTCATGACTGTTAGCAACGCTAAACACATCCCTGTGACATGCACTGTTGAAAATCGCATACTCAATGAGACCTTTAGCACCATATATT GGCCTGAGGAGAAGCAGTTCAGTCCGGTGGTGGCTCGGGCGTCTGAGGCCATGTTGGTCTTCAGCACAGTGGTGATTATCATCGTGAGCCTCCTGGTGGCTATGGGCATAGTCTTCCAGGTCAAGTGGGACCGCGAGAGACGGAGGCCACGCCTACATGAAG ATACCAGATATCCATCCTAA
- the tbc1d23 gene encoding TBC1 domain family member 23 isoform X1 — MADAVEEVLDGSWDQDLSEALDSPTCDLESDGGLIPAQDLPPAERAKLWKIALNVAGKGDSLSSWDGALDLPEQTLIHNRSEQLIDQLRLPEEESKGLVSDVEAVITFYCKSRNVTFTPDLSWPHLLKPLLGLQLPRSDLYNCFYAIMNKYIPRDCVPKGRPFHLYRLLLQYHEPELCSFLDTKKITPDSYAISWLGSLFSSHCIPDVTQAMWDIYFQQADPFLIFFLMLIILVNAKDGILSQEGDSKEDIIKMLEGSPGLLEGEDLEDLFSLAQYYYSKTPLSFRKENQNLFGSSLVALREEDMDLSQALCLPVSVPEILQANQLQPEGVRFFVVDCRPAEQYNAGHLSTAFHLDSDLMLQNPSEFALSVKSLLEAQKQSLESGSIASGEHLCFMGSGREEEDMYMNMVLAHFLQKNKEYVSIAKGGFMALQQHLADINVEGPDNVYVHWIVSTSGSHNSLSSADGDGLNSTADGKGVKSLVNKMTFALKSKSVNVKEKMISFIENTSTPVDRMSFSLPWPEKGIPDRHVSSSDRVGKPYRGVKPVFSIGDEEEYDTDEIDSSSMSDDDRKEIVNIQTWINKPDVKHHVPCNEVKETGHMFPSHLLITATHMYCLREIASRKGFAYIQSRQALSSVVKITSKKKHPELITFKFGNNNPAGVDIVAVERYLIPNAGDATKVIKQQIMKVLDALESS; from the exons ggaCCAGGACCTGTCGGAGGCTCTGGACTCCCCAACCTGTGACCTGGAGTCAGATGGGGGCCTCATCCCGGCCCAAGACCTGCCCCCTGCAGAGAGAGCCAAGCTATggaag ATTGCCCTGAACGTGGCCGGAAAGGGAGACAGCCTGTCCTCATGGGATGGGGCCCTGGACCTGCCAGAACAGACGCTCATTCACAACCGCAGTGAGCAGCTCATCG ATCAGCTTAGGCTTCCTGAGGAGGAGAGTAAGGGCCTTGTGTCGGACGTGGAGGCGGTCATCACCTTCTACTGCAAATCTCGCAACGTCACCTTTACGCCAGACCTGAGCTGGCCACACCTGCTCAAACCGCTGCTGGGCCTGCAGCTTCCCCGCAGTGACCTCTACAACTGCTTCTACGCCATCATGAATAAATACATCCCACG GGACTGTGTTCCGAAGGGACGGCCCTTCCACCTGTACAGGCTGCTGCTGCAGTACCACGAGCCTGAGCTCTGCTCCTTCCTGGACACCAAGAAGATCACGCCGGACTCCTACGCCATCAGCTGG CTGGGTAGCCTCTTCTCCAGTCACTGCATTCCTGACGTCACCCAGGCCATGTGGGACATCTACTTCCAGCAGGCAGACCCCTTCCTCATCTTCTTCCTCATGCTCATTATCCTCGTTAACGCCAA AGACGGCATCCTCTCCCAAGAAGGGGACAGCAAAGAGGATATCATTA AAATGCTGGAGGGCTCGCCAGGTCTCCTCGAGGGGGAGGACCTGGAGGATCTGTTCTCGCTGGCGCAGTATTACTACAGCAAGACTCCACTCTCATTCAGAAAG gagaaccAGAACCTGTTTGGCAGCAGCCTGGTGGCACTAAGGGAAGAGGACATGGACTTGAGTCAGGCGCTGTGTCTTCCGGTGTCCGTGCCCGAGATCCTCCAGGCCAACCAGCTGCAGCCG gaggGGGTGCGCTTCTTTGTGGTGGACTGTCGTCCTGCAGAGCAATATAACGCAGGACATCTCTCCACAGCCTTCCATCTAGACTCAGACTTG atgctgCAGAACCCGTCTGAGTTTGCCCTGTCGGTGAAGTCCCTGCTGGAGGCCCAGAAGCAGTCCCTGGAGTCGGGCTCCATCGCCAGCGGGGAGCACCTGTGCTTCATGGGCAGCGGGCGCGAGGAGGAGGACATGTACATGAACATGGTGCTCGCCCACTTCCTGCAG AAAAACAAAGAGTATGTCAGCATCGCCAAAGGAGGCTTCATGG CTCTGCAGCAGCATCTAGCAGACATCAATGTGGAGGGCCCTGACAACGTCTATGTGCACTGGATAGTCAGCACCTCCGGCTCCCACAACAGCCTCAGCTCCGCTGAT GGTGACGGCCTGAATAGCACAGCTGATGGCAAAGGGGTCAAGTCCCTGGTCAACAAGATGACCTTTGCCCTCAAATCCAAGTCTGTTAATGTGAAGGAGAAGATGATCAGCTTCATTGAGAACACTTCCACACCTGTGGACAG AATGTCTTTCAGTCTGCCCTGGCCGGAGAAAGGGATTCCTGATCG ACACGTCAGTAGTAGTGACCGAGTAGGAAAGCCGTACCGAGGTGTCAAACCAGTGTTCAGCATCGGAGACGAGGAGGAGTACGACACAG ATGAGATTGACAGCTCGTCGATGTCGGACGACGACCGCAAGGAGATAGTGAACATCCAGACGTGGATCAATAAGCCAGATGTGAAGCACCATGTGCCCTGTAACGAGGTGAAGGAGACGGGACACATGTTCCCCAG TCACTTGCTGATCACAGCCACGCACATGTACTGCCTAAGGGAGATCGCCTCGCGTAAAGGCTTCGCCTACATCCAGTCCAGGCAAGCCCTGAGCTCCGTGGTCAAGATCACATCCAAGAAGAAACATCCGGAGCTCATCACATTTAAGTTTGGCAACAACAACCCTGCAGGGGTGGACATCGTGGCCGTGGAGAG GTATCTGATCCCCAACGCCGGGGACGCCACCAAGGTCATCAAGCAGCAGATCATGAAGGTGTTGGATGCCCTGGAGAGCTCGTAG
- the si:dkey-66a8.7 gene encoding PI-PLC X domain-containing protein 1 → MDLTESDSDYGNWMSALSEELWDIPLSNLAIPGSHDTMSYCLDITSPLVRSESDAFRILDGLFYCFTRPVIYRWATTQEKDIVEQLQAGIRYFDLRIAHKPNDKSDELYFTHVIYTHVTVLETLQKIASWLDSHPKEIVILACRNFQGLSEKLHEAFIYSLRRTFASKLCPHTEAVVTLRHLWSLRYQVVLSYDDQTAARHNELWPAIPYLWANKPTAEGLIDYLEWQKSEGRPDGFFVAGLNLTAGRCFIASHPHESLRSLSVENWDGVRQWLKEQRPGPGHSCLNIIAGDFVGLIPFCHLIIALNKKLIPASQSHGD, encoded by the exons ATGGATTTAACCGAAAGTGATTCTGACTATGGGAACTGGATGTCTGCTTTGTCCGAAGAGCTGTGGGACATTCCCCTGTCAAATCTCGCCATCCCAG GCAGTCATGACACCATGAGTTATTGTCTGGATATTACCTCACCTTTGGTTAGATCGGAGTCGGACGCCTTTAGGATTCTGGATGGTCTCTTCTATTGTTTCACACGACCTGTAATTtacagatgggctacaacacaG GAAAAAGACATTGTCGAACAACTCCAAGCAGGCATCCGCTACTTCGACCTAAGGATAGCCCACAAACCTAATGACAAGTCAGATGAGCTGTACTTCACACatgtcatatacacacacgtaaCAGTTCTG GAGACTCTACAGAAAATTGCAAGTTGGCTTGACTCACATCCAAAGGAAATCGTCATCTTAGCCTGCAGGAACTTTCAAGGGCTCAGTGAGAAACTCCACGAAGCATTTATTTACTCTCTTAGGAGAACATTTGCCTCAAAACTCTGTCCACACACG GAGGCTGTTGTGACCCTGCGGCATCTGTGGAGCCTTAGGTACCAGGTGGTTCTGTCCTATGATGACCAGACAGCTGCGCGGCATAACGAGCTCTGGCCTGCTATTCCTTATCTGTGGGCGAACAAGCCGACAGCAGAGGGCCTGATCGACTACCTAGAGTGGCAGAAGTCAGAGGGTCGCCCAG ATGGGTTCTTTGTGGCTGGCCTAAACCTAACGGCAGGCCGCTGTTTCATTGCCTCTCACCCCCATGAATCGCTGCGCTCGCTGAGCGTGGAGAACTGGGACGGCGTGAGGCAGTGGCTGAAGGAGCAGAGGCCCGGCccaggccacagctgcctcaaCATCATCGCTGGAGACTTCGTGGGCCTCATTCCCTTCTGCCACCTGATTATTGCTCTGAACAAAAAACTGATCCCAGCATCCCAGAGCCACGGAGACTGA
- the nit2 gene encoding omega-amidase NIT2 has protein sequence MAGITKAMSKFRLAVVQLHVSKVKADNLSRAKRLIQEASGQGAKVVVLPECFNSPYGTGFFPEYAEKIPGESTQVLSEAAKENEVFLVGGSIPEEDQGKLYNTCSVFGPDGNLLLKHRKIHLFDIDVPGKIRFQESETLSPGSSLSMFDTPFCKVGVGICYDMRFAELAQIYAKKGCQLLVYPGAFNMTTGPAHWELLQRGRAVDNQVYVATASPARDETASYVAWGHSTVVSPWGEVITKAGATEEVVYADIDLQYLADIRQQIPITMQKRTDLYSVNTVQDG, from the exons ATGGCTGGAATAACGAAAGCAATGTCGA AGTTTCGTTTAGCGGTTGTGCAGCTCCATGTGTCAAAGGTCAAGGCAGACAACTTGAGCAGAGCAAAGAGGCTGATCCAAGAAGCTTCTGGTCAGGGAGCAAAGGTGGTGGTTTTACCT GAGTGTTTTAACTCTCCGTATGGGACCGGTTTCTTCCCGGAGTATGCTGAGAAGATCCCAGGAGAATCCACACAGGTTCTGTCAGAAGCAGCCAAGGAGAATGAGGTTTTCCTTGTTGGAG gGTCTATTCCTGAGGAGGACCAGGGTAAACTGTACAACACTTGCTCGGTCTTTGGCCCTGATGGAAATCTGCTGCTGAAACACAGAAAG ATTCATCTTTTTGATATTGACGTTCCAGGGAAGATCCGTTTCCAGGAGTCTGAGACCCTTAGCCCTGGCAGTAGTCTGTCTATGTTTGACACAC CGTTCTGTAAGGTTGGCGTTGGGATCTGCTATGACATGCGCTTTGCAGAGCTTGCTCAGATCTACGCTAAAAAAG GTTGTCAGCTGCTGGTATACCCTGGAGCTTTTAACATGACCACTGGGCCGGCCCATTGGGAATTGCTGCAGAGAGGGAG GGCAGTGGATAACCAGGTGTATGTGGCCACGGCCTCCCCAGCCAGAGACGAGACCGCCTCATATGTCGCCTGGGGACACAGCACTGTCGTCAGTCCCTG GGGAGAAGTGATTACAAAGGCTGGGGCCACAGAAGAAGTCGTTTATGCTGATATTG ATCTCCAGTATCTGGCTGATATCCGTCAGCAGATTCCCATCACAATGCAGAAACGGACTGATTTGTACAGCGTAAACACTGTCCAAGATGGCTGA
- the gtpbp6 gene encoding putative GTP-binding protein 6, which translates to MSVLANCCKRGLWGYSWTLKLCHWENGHLGNLRRLSIQISHANKLKLPGYSGQIVTYPLHASFKSGLNSSSLSTTCCAFISNRNTTEHSNAEDDDTEGGEDVIGDSEVNELFHQFVPTAIGDGDHRVFIVHPDVKWGSKKQYLTTAELQMAEAVGLVQTLQNWTVVDKVIMSTKTPEKRKIFGKGNFQTLTEKIRKTPGITAVFVNVERLSPPAERELQEAWGVKVFDRYTVVLHIFRRNARTKEAKLQISLAEIPLLRSRLKNEVANLDQQGGGSRYIMGSGETAMEVQQRLLKERELKIRATLERLRRKRHLLRSQRKNKDFPTVSVMGYTNCGKTTLIKALTGDAGLQPKDQLFATLDVTVHAGELPSHLTVLYVDTIGFLSQLPHQLIDSFSATLEDVTHSDLIIHVRDISHPETVYQKVNVLNVLKNLQIPDRLMNTIIEVHNKVDLISEYEPTEPDCLPISALKELGLEDLRQKVEEGIMKSTGKQILSLKVDLSSPQLGWLYKEATVQEVEAGGDDCMATVKVIISAAAYGRYRKLFQNT; encoded by the exons ATGAGCGTCCTCGCTAATTGTTGTAAGAGGGGACTATGGGGATATAGCTGGACTTTGAAGTTGTGCCATTGGGAAAATGGACATTTGGGGAACCTGCGGCGATTATCAATTCAAATAAGTCATGCAAACAAACTAAAGTTACCAGGTTATTCAGGTCAGATAGTCACTTATCCACTGCATGCAAGTTTTAAGTCCGGCTTAAATTCCAGCAGTTTGTCCACTACATGTTGCGCGTTTATAAGCAATAGAAACACGACAGAGCACTCCAACGCAGAAGATGACGATACAGAAGGTGGCGAAGATGTCATCGGAGACAGCGAAGTTAATGAACTTTTTCACCAGTTTGTGCCAACAGCTATTGGGGATGGAGACCACAGAGTATTCATAGTGCATCCTGACGTAAAGTGGGGGAGTAAAAAGCAGTATCTGACCACAG CTGAGCTCCAAATGGCAGAGGCAGTTGGTCTGGTCCAGACACTGCAAAACTGGACAGTGGTTGACAAGGTCATCATGTCTACTAAGACACCAGAGAAAAGGAAGATATTTGGCAAAGGCAACTTTCAAACCCTTACAG AAAAAATAAGGAAGACTCCAGGGATCACagctgtgtttgtgaatgtagaACGCCTGTCTCCACCAGCTGAA AGGGAACTACAGGAGGCTTGGGGGGTGAAGGTCTTCGATAGATATACAGTAGTACTACATATTTTCCGCCGCAATGCTCGCACCAAAGAAGCAAAACTTCAAATCTCCCTGGCAGAAATTCCACTTTTAAG GTCACGTTTAAAGAATGAAGTGGCGAACCTCGACCAGCAAGGTGGAGGCTCAAGATACATCATGGGGTCTG GTGAGACAGCCATGGAGGTGCAGCAGAGGCttctgaaagaaagagagctgaAGATCCGAGCGACTCTTGAACGTCTGAGACGCAAAAGACACCTGCTCCGCTCTCAGCGCAAAAACAAAGACTTCCCCACTGTATCCGTCATGGGCTATACCAACTGTG GCAAAACCACTCTCATCAAAGCCCTGACGGGCGATGCTGGCCTGCAGCCCAAAGACCAGCTCTTTGCCACTCTGGATGTCACAGTTCACGCCGGGGAGTTGCCCAGTCACCTGACCGTCCTGTACGTTGACACCATTGGTTTCCTGTCCCAGCTTCCCCATCAGCTCATCGACTCCTTCTCTGCTACTCTGGAGGACGTGACCCACTCG GACCTCATTATTCATGTGCGAGACATCAGCCACCCAGAGACAGTGTACCAGAAGGTGAACGTCTTAAACGTCCTTAAGAACCTGCAGATCCCTGACAGACTCATGAACACAATCATAGAGGTCCACAACAAGGTGGATCTCATCAGCGA GTATGAGCCCACAGAACCTGACTGCTTGCCAATTTCAGCACTGAAAGAACTCGGCTTGGAGGATCTGAGACAGAAGGTGGAGGAAGGAATAATGAAATCCACAGGGAAACAAATCCTGTCCCTTAAAGTGGACCTTAGCAGCCCTCAGCTGGG atggcTCTACAAAGAGGCCACAGTGCAGGAAGTGGAAGCTGGGGGAGACGACTGCATGGCCACTGTCAAGGTCATCATCAGCGCCGCCGCATATGGTCGCTACAGGAAGCTGTTCCAGAACACTTGA
- the tbc1d23 gene encoding TBC1 domain family member 23 isoform X2 codes for MADAVEEVLDGSWDQDLSEALDSPTCDLESDGGLIPAQDLPPAERAKLWKIALNVAGKGDSLSSWDGALDLPEQTLIHNRSEQLIDQLRLPEEESKGLVSDVEAVITFYCKSRNVTFTPDLSWPHLLKPLLGLQLPRSDLYNCFYAIMNKYIPRDCVPKGRPFHLYRLLLQYHEPELCSFLDTKKITPDSYAISWLGSLFSSHCIPDVTQAMWDIYFQQADPFLIFFLMLIILVNAKDGILSQEGDSKEDIIKMLEGSPGLLEGEDLEDLFSLAQYYYSKTPLSFRKENQNLFGSSLVALREEDMDLSQALCLPVSVPEILQANQLQPEGVRFFVVDCRPAEQYNAGHLSTAFHLDSDLMLQNPSEFALSVKSLLEAQKQSLESGSIASGEHLCFMGSGREEEDMYMNMVLAHFLQKNKEYVSIAKGGFMALQQHLADINVEGPDNVYVHWIVSTSGSHNSLSSADGDGLNSTADGKGVKSLVNKMTFALKSKSVNVKEKMISFIENTSTPVDRHVSSSDRVGKPYRGVKPVFSIGDEEEYDTDEIDSSSMSDDDRKEIVNIQTWINKPDVKHHVPCNEVKETGHMFPSHLLITATHMYCLREIASRKGFAYIQSRQALSSVVKITSKKKHPELITFKFGNNNPAGVDIVAVERYLIPNAGDATKVIKQQIMKVLDALESS; via the exons ggaCCAGGACCTGTCGGAGGCTCTGGACTCCCCAACCTGTGACCTGGAGTCAGATGGGGGCCTCATCCCGGCCCAAGACCTGCCCCCTGCAGAGAGAGCCAAGCTATggaag ATTGCCCTGAACGTGGCCGGAAAGGGAGACAGCCTGTCCTCATGGGATGGGGCCCTGGACCTGCCAGAACAGACGCTCATTCACAACCGCAGTGAGCAGCTCATCG ATCAGCTTAGGCTTCCTGAGGAGGAGAGTAAGGGCCTTGTGTCGGACGTGGAGGCGGTCATCACCTTCTACTGCAAATCTCGCAACGTCACCTTTACGCCAGACCTGAGCTGGCCACACCTGCTCAAACCGCTGCTGGGCCTGCAGCTTCCCCGCAGTGACCTCTACAACTGCTTCTACGCCATCATGAATAAATACATCCCACG GGACTGTGTTCCGAAGGGACGGCCCTTCCACCTGTACAGGCTGCTGCTGCAGTACCACGAGCCTGAGCTCTGCTCCTTCCTGGACACCAAGAAGATCACGCCGGACTCCTACGCCATCAGCTGG CTGGGTAGCCTCTTCTCCAGTCACTGCATTCCTGACGTCACCCAGGCCATGTGGGACATCTACTTCCAGCAGGCAGACCCCTTCCTCATCTTCTTCCTCATGCTCATTATCCTCGTTAACGCCAA AGACGGCATCCTCTCCCAAGAAGGGGACAGCAAAGAGGATATCATTA AAATGCTGGAGGGCTCGCCAGGTCTCCTCGAGGGGGAGGACCTGGAGGATCTGTTCTCGCTGGCGCAGTATTACTACAGCAAGACTCCACTCTCATTCAGAAAG gagaaccAGAACCTGTTTGGCAGCAGCCTGGTGGCACTAAGGGAAGAGGACATGGACTTGAGTCAGGCGCTGTGTCTTCCGGTGTCCGTGCCCGAGATCCTCCAGGCCAACCAGCTGCAGCCG gaggGGGTGCGCTTCTTTGTGGTGGACTGTCGTCCTGCAGAGCAATATAACGCAGGACATCTCTCCACAGCCTTCCATCTAGACTCAGACTTG atgctgCAGAACCCGTCTGAGTTTGCCCTGTCGGTGAAGTCCCTGCTGGAGGCCCAGAAGCAGTCCCTGGAGTCGGGCTCCATCGCCAGCGGGGAGCACCTGTGCTTCATGGGCAGCGGGCGCGAGGAGGAGGACATGTACATGAACATGGTGCTCGCCCACTTCCTGCAG AAAAACAAAGAGTATGTCAGCATCGCCAAAGGAGGCTTCATGG CTCTGCAGCAGCATCTAGCAGACATCAATGTGGAGGGCCCTGACAACGTCTATGTGCACTGGATAGTCAGCACCTCCGGCTCCCACAACAGCCTCAGCTCCGCTGAT GGTGACGGCCTGAATAGCACAGCTGATGGCAAAGGGGTCAAGTCCCTGGTCAACAAGATGACCTTTGCCCTCAAATCCAAGTCTGTTAATGTGAAGGAGAAGATGATCAGCTTCATTGAGAACACTTCCACACCTGTGGACAG ACACGTCAGTAGTAGTGACCGAGTAGGAAAGCCGTACCGAGGTGTCAAACCAGTGTTCAGCATCGGAGACGAGGAGGAGTACGACACAG ATGAGATTGACAGCTCGTCGATGTCGGACGACGACCGCAAGGAGATAGTGAACATCCAGACGTGGATCAATAAGCCAGATGTGAAGCACCATGTGCCCTGTAACGAGGTGAAGGAGACGGGACACATGTTCCCCAG TCACTTGCTGATCACAGCCACGCACATGTACTGCCTAAGGGAGATCGCCTCGCGTAAAGGCTTCGCCTACATCCAGTCCAGGCAAGCCCTGAGCTCCGTGGTCAAGATCACATCCAAGAAGAAACATCCGGAGCTCATCACATTTAAGTTTGGCAACAACAACCCTGCAGGGGTGGACATCGTGGCCGTGGAGAG GTATCTGATCCCCAACGCCGGGGACGCCACCAAGGTCATCAAGCAGCAGATCATGAAGGTGTTGGATGCCCTGGAGAGCTCGTAG
- the LOC121678208 gene encoding ICOS ligand-like isoform X1, giving the protein MTPRWFAVLLLGLVKQSSSEEDECSVGVIGESAILPCIYNGTQSLLSANISAWWRSETEEMLRAMWRQGEEILNVSLLESSRVLMPSLCPQTGDFSMTLTGIVPMDAKTYSLHISFDDEETSSVLCTVCLKVGAHFSFPVIQRGETNVEHQTQFVCHSRGGYPQAALHWLINSTDQPPSGSVKAYAQPLQDSELYNITSVMTVSNAKHIPVTCTVENRILNETFSTIYWPEEKQFSPVVARASEAMLVFSTVVIIIVSLLVAMGIVFQVKWDRERRRPRLHEDDSDTEDTDITMDMEHLDSLTDTVV; this is encoded by the exons ATGACACCAAGGTGGTTTGCCGTACTACTTTTGGGGCTTGTCAAGCAAAGCTCATCTGAAG AAGACGAGTGCTCTGTTGGAGTGATTGGGGAGTCTGCCATCTTGCCGTGCATTTATAATGGAACTCAGAGCCTTCTCTCTGCCAACATCTCAGCATGGTGGAGGAGTGAGACAGAGGAAATGCTCAGAGCCATGTGGAGACAGGGAGAAGAGATACTCAATGTATCGTTGTTGGAGTCCAGTAGGGTCCTAATGCCTTCCCTGTGCCCTCAGACGGGTGACTTCTCCATGACACTGACAGGCATTGTTCCCATGGATGCAAAAACCTACAGCCTCCACATCTCATTCGATGATGAAGAGACAAGTTCAGTcctctgtacagtatgtctcaaAGTAGGAG CTCATTTCAGTTTCCCAGTTATCCAGCGGGGAGAAACAAACGTGGAGCACCAAACCCAGTTTGTGTGCCACAGCAGAGGTGGCTATCCCCAAGCTGCCCTCCACTGGCTCATCAACTCCACAGACCAACCTCCGTCGGGCTCAGTGAAGGCATATGCACAGCCTCTCCAAGACTCTGAGCTCTACAACATAACCAGCGTCATGACTGTTAGCAACGCTAAACACATCCCTGTGACATGCACTGTTGAAAATCGCATACTCAATGAGACCTTTAGCACCATATATT GGCCTGAGGAGAAGCAGTTCAGTCCGGTGGTGGCTCGGGCGTCTGAGGCCATGTTGGTCTTCAGCACAGTGGTGATTATCATCGTGAGCCTCCTGGTGGCTATGGGCATAGTCTTCCAGGTCAAGTGGGACCGCGAGAGACGGAGGCCACGCCTACATGAAG ATGACTCCGACACTGAAGACACAGATATCACCATGGACATGGAGCATCTGGACTCTCTGACAGACACTGTTGTCTGA